A single genomic interval of Carassius gibelio isolate Cgi1373 ecotype wild population from Czech Republic chromosome A22, carGib1.2-hapl.c, whole genome shotgun sequence harbors:
- the LOC127943079 gene encoding sarcalumenin-like has translation MRLFIPVCCLLPLLALATADAVDSETEPLVPLKLKSEGELFNCCDGTEDLSQSSSNDTPAPNRPVCQPCSTGAHTDTSAEDDSSKEDEDGMEVVSEDKSEESSQETSSEEIFEEKAEVELEESNEALEEEVLQTEDEAGAEEELSQTEEEAVEEEEVLQIQDAAKASAKVDKSTPSGPATRDQTHIDETLRLATAEASQEFVDALKKLQHVYNTAIKPLDKAYKYNELRQHEVSEAEITSKPMVLFLGPWSVGKSSMINYLLGLHGTSQQLYTGAEPTTSEYTVLMHGEKFRTIEGIVMAADSSRSFSPLERFGQGFLEKLVGIEMPHKLLERVTFVDTPGIIENRKQQERGYPYSEVCQWFIDRADLIFLVFDPTKLDVGLELEMLFRQMKGRESQIRIILNKADSLTTQDLMRVYGALFWSMAPLINVTEPPRVYVSSFWPQEYAPDTNRDLFKREEISLLEDLNQVIENRLQNKIAFIRQHGIRVRIHALLVDRYLQTYYEKLGWFSDPHEVFNDIVSDPDKFYIFKSILAKTNVSKFDLPEAEAYRDFFGVNPPGGFKLLSSYCGWSGGCLMEKIEKAITDELPALISSLAEKREAKAEAAAETKEKPQNRWRRQQ, from the exons ATGCAGTGGATTCTGAGACGGAGCCTCTTGTGCCGTTAAAGCTGAAGTCTGAAGGCGAGTTGTTCAACTGCTGTGATGGCACAGAGGATCTAAGCCAGAGCTCCTCCAATGACACTCCTGCACCGAACAGACCTGTGTGCCAACCCTGTAGCACTGGGGCACACACTGACACCTCGGCAGAAGATGACAGCTCTAAAGAGGACGAAGACGGGATGGAGGTTGTTTCAGAAGACAAATCTGAGGAGTCGAGTCAAGAGACTTCATCTGAAGAGATATTTGAAGAGAAGGCAGAAGTTGAGTTAGAAGAATCTAATGAAGCACTGGAAGAGGAAGTTCTTCAGACTGAAGATGAAGCAGGTGCAGAAGAGGAGCTTTCTCAGACTGAAGAGGAGGCAGTTGAGGAAGAGGAGGTTCTTCAGATTCAAGATGCAGCCAAAGCATCTGCGAAAG TGGATAAATCAACCCCCTCAGGTCCTGCCACAAGAGATCAGACTCACATTGACGAGACGCTGCGTCTGGCAACGGCTGAAGCTTCGCAGGAATTTGTCG ATGCTCTGAAGAAGCTGCAGCATGTCTACAACACCGCAATTAAACCCTTGGACAAGGCCTACAAATACAATGAGCTCCGGCAGCACGAAGTGTCAG AGGCAGAGATCACATCTAAGCCCATGGTTCTGTTCCTTGGTCCTTGGAGCGTTGGCAAGTCTTCCATGATCAATTATCTTCTGGGTCTCCATGGCACTTCACAACAGCTTTACACTG GGGCGGAGCCCACAACCTCAGAATACACTGTACTGATGCACGGTGAGAAGTTTCGCACCATCGAGGGCATTGTCATGGCGGCAGACAGTTCCCGCTCTTTCTCCCCGCTGGAGAGGTTTGGTCAGGGGTTTCTGGAAAAGCTGGTGGGAATCGAGATGCCGCACAAACTCCTGGAGCGCGTCACCTTTGTGGACACGCCTGGAATCATCGAGAACCGCAAACAACAAGAGAGAG GGTACCCCTACAGTGAAGTCTGCCAGTGGTTTATCGACCGCGCTGATCTCATCTTCCTGGTGTTTGACCCAACCAAACTGGACGTCGGATTAGAACTAGAAATGCTGTTCAGACAGATGAAGGGACGCGAGTCACAGATCCGTATCATCCTCAACAAGGCTGACAGTTTAACAACCCAGGACCTAATGCGCGTGTACGGCGCCCTCTTCTGGAGCATGGCACCCTTGATTAATGTGACAGAGCCACCACGTGTGTACGTGAGCTCCTTTTGGCCCCAGGAATACGCTCCTGACACAAACAGAGACCTTTTTAAACGTGAAGAGATCTCTCTGCTGGAGGACCTGAATCAGGTCATCGAGAACCGGCTACAAAACAAAATCGCCTTCATCCGGCAGCACGGCATCCGCGTGCGCATCCACGCCCTCCTGGTTGACCGCTACCTGCAGACCTATTATGAGAAGCTGGGCTGGTTTAGTGACCCACATGAGGTCTTCAACGATATTGTGAGCGATCCTGACAAATTCTACATCTTCAAGTCCATTCTGGCCAAGACCAATGTGAGTAAGTTCGACTTGCCAGAAGCGGAGGCGTATCGGGACTTCTTCGGAGTCAATCCTCCTGGCGGCTTTAAGCTCCTCTCCTCATACTGCGGCTGGTCAGGCGGATGCCTGATGGAGAAGATTGAGAAGGCCATCACAGATGAGCTGCCGGCTTTGATCAGCAGTCTGGCAGAGAAACGGGAAGCCAAGGCAGAGGCAGCTGCAGAAACCAAAGAGAAACCCCAAAACCGTTGGAGGAGACAGCAATAG